The following coding sequences lie in one Harpia harpyja isolate bHarHar1 chromosome W unlocalized genomic scaffold, bHarHar1 primary haplotype SUPER_W_unloc_1, whole genome shotgun sequence genomic window:
- the ZNF541 gene encoding zinc finger protein 541: MDQYPFSDENAVHLEMHLPGFSESQGLVCSKALNHNLCLNAKDGMYAGLSSLDVVPGLPAADAASHALEANLNVFSLYPVKDCDSVQLLDEPDLRPSQHEPGLPVLTAPEEADLQGEESVPSALLRPRCQAAAAAGRCSAVPALSANTA; the protein is encoded by the exons ATGGACCAGTACCCCTTCAGCGACGAGAACGCCGTTCATTTGGAGATGCATCTCCCTGGATTTTCCGAAAGCCAGGGGCTGGTCTGTAGCAAGGCTCTCAACCACAATTTATGCCTAAATGCGAAAGATGGGATGTACGCAGGGCTGAGCAGCTTGGACGTGGTGCCTGGCCTTCCAGCTGCAGATGCGGCCAGCCACGCTCTAGAGGCCAATTTAAACGTGTTCTCTCTGTACCCGGTGAAGGACTGCGACTCTGTTCAGCTCCTCGATGAGCCAGACTTGCGGCCCTCACAGCATG AGCCGGGGCTTCCCGTGCTGACGGCACCGGAGGAGGCAGATCTGCAGGGAGAGGAAAGTGTCCCCTCGGCTCTCCTCAGACCTcgctgccaggctgcagctgctgcgGGAAGGTGTTCGGCAGTGCCAGCGCTCTCAGCAAACACTGCCTGA
- the LOC128138118 gene encoding zinc finger BED domain-containing protein 4-like, protein MVFNTYNMVAANLGPSSRKKREKGGGQDGTSTALYVDRRKSKVWNYYTKLGDAYVECNVCKKQLSFHNSTTTMQEHLVRKHSIHDTLLSQLKDNQTSESDYAAQENAAKRSQQTTPESGLYHAASCLEPRTDVILELVLEMIFRDLHPLSVVKDKGFGLLIGYLEPNFTLPSPMQLSSMLWHRYNVVKQHLERYLQTAQAIVVCVKFWVSQLNQTYLTVTANFIDGEWRRVRCVMKTRQAHKDKAEEGDLGEKLSAILSEFGLSSKSVFCVMHDSPQSTAANSQQLKNTYGWSSLCCAARTLHLCIKAGLEVEQVQEALSTARGIVRYFQQDTKATCSLNSKLEAINKTKLKLVMDVGSRWITTIEMCESLLDLKWAIMSVLEEHPKGTAAVQNLADHQWKLLQDLVPVMRTIKIAMSFLCEEQNMSVLSLMPCIHRIVAAIGQQSEEAGAVIKTVVGNIRSELTQRWGLSEDEKVLESPAVIASFLDPCFKEMRFLSPSLRSELHKRVKNMLSQVFNHQSPSATQFWMPNSDYKAEGGDAGSQLSAHKGRCSSTPSQSMYDILLGKDPTESMPEIQQQLENYIVEPLCKRSTNLLDWWKNNEHRFPAVARLSRQYLTIPATAVLPDQAFTTSKSTLEHRRAVLAPENLDQILFLHQNFDFLELMRNSSETWNKTLH, encoded by the coding sequence ATGGTCTTCAACACCTACAACATGGTGGCAGCCAACCTCGGGCCGTCGtccaggaagaaaagagagaaaggcgGCGGTCAGGACGGCACCAGCACTGCGCTCTACGTCGACCGTCGCAAGTCCAAGGTGTGGAACTATTACACCAAGCTGGGAGATGCCTACGTGGAGTGCAATGTCTGCAAGAAACAGCTCTCCTTCCACAACAGCACCACCACAATGCAGGAACACCTGGTGAGGAAGCACAGCATCCACGACACCTTGCTCTCCCAGCTCAAGGACAACCAGACTTCTGAATCCGACTACGCGGCTCAGGAAAATGCCGCCAAACGCTCTCAGCAGACGACACCGGAAAGCGGCCTCTACCACGCCGCATCCTGTTTGGAACCCAGGACCGACGTGATCCTGGAGCTGGTGCTGGAGATGATCTTCCGTGACTTGCACCCTCTCTCCGTGGTGAAGGACAAAGGGTTCGGGCTCCTCATCGGGTACCTGGAGCCAAATTTTACCCTCCCGTCGCCCATGCAGCTCTCCAGCATGCTGTGGCACCGGTACAATGTGGTCAAGCAGCACCTGGAGCGCTACTTGCAGACAGCTCAGGCCATCGTGGTCTGCGTGAAGTTCTGGGTTTCCCAGCTCAACCAGACTTACCTGACCGTCACGGCCAACTTCATCGATGGGGAGTGGCGGCGGGTGCGGTGCGTCATGAAGACGCGGCAAGCGCACAAAGACAAAGCGGAGGAGGGTGATTTAGGGGAGAAACTGTCCGCCATCCTCTCCGAATTCGGCTTGTCCAGCAAATCAGTCTTCTGTGTTATGCACGACAGCCCGCAGAGCACGGCAGCAAACTCGCAGCAGCTGAAGAACACATAcggctggagcagcctgtgctgcGCCGCTCGCACCCTTCACCTCTGCATCAAAGCAGGGCTGGAAGTCGAGCAGGTCCAAGAAGCCCTGAGCACCGCCCGGGGTATTGTCAGGTACTTTCAGCAGGACACAAAAGCCACCTGCTCCTTGAACAGCAAGCTGGAAGCCATCaataaaaccaaactgaaactGGTGATGGATGTGGGCTCTCGCTGGATAACCACCATCGAAATGTGCGAGAGTCTCTTAGACCTGAAGTGGGCCATCATGTCCGTGCTGGAGGAACACCCCAAGGGCACGGCGGCTGTCCAGAATTTGGCCGACCACCAGTGGAAACTCCTGCAGGACCTGGTACCGGTCATGAGGACGATCAAGATCGCGATGTCCTTCTTGTGCGAGGAGCAGAACATGTCCGTATTGTCTCTGATGCCTTGCATCCACAGGATCGTCGCCGCCATCGGACAGCAGTCGGAAGAGGCTGGTGCCGTCATCAAGACAGTGGTAGGCAACATCAGGTCAGAACTGACACAGCGCTGGGGATTGTCAGAGGATGAGAAAGTGCTAGAAAGTCCAGCAGTTATTGCCTCTTTTTTGGACCCGTGCTTCAAGGAGATGAGGTTTCTCAGCCCCAGCCTGAGAAGCGAGCTGCACAAGAGAGTCAAAAACATGCTGTCGCAGGTCTTCAATCACCAGTCCCCATCTGCTACCCAGTTTTGGATGCCAAACTCAGATTATAAAGCCGAGGGCGGAGATGCAGGCAGCCAGCTGTCTGCTCACAAGGGCAGATGCTCAAGCACCCCGTCACAGAGCATGTACGACATCCTTTTGGGGAAGGACCCAACAGAGAGCATGCCCGAGATCCAACAACAACTGGAAAACTACATCGTGGAGCCTCTCTGCAAGCGCAGCACCAACCTGCTGGACTGGTGGAAGAACAATGAGCATCGCTTCCCGGCCGTGGCACGGCTGAGCCGGCAGTACCTCACCATCCCAGCAACCGCTGTGCTGCCCGACCAGGCCTTCACCACCAGCAAAAGCACCCTGGAGCATCGGCGAGCCGTCCTGGCGCCGGAGAACCTGGACCAAATTTTGTTCCTACATCAAAATTTTGACTTTTTAGAATTGATGAGAAACAGTAGCGAGACTTGGAACAAAACTCTGCACTGA